One genomic segment of Vibrio nitrifigilis includes these proteins:
- a CDS encoding response regulator transcription factor, which translates to MRVLVVEDEIPVSHWISSKLHSHGHNCKLSANGKQALDLIQNEVFDAVVLDNMLPEMTGIEVLQQLSDGSHPPILILSANDQISYRINGLKAGADDYLGKPFDFTELLLRLERLYARTHKNSTSSALKIGSVSIDLEEQEVTRDGKKILLTSKEFKLLQVLAEHKGKAVTRNMLLERVWGYHFDPQTNILDVHLSKLRNKLNSSHDEQPIIKTIRSVGYSLG; encoded by the coding sequence ATGCGCGTCCTCGTCGTTGAAGATGAAATACCGGTGAGTCACTGGATAAGCAGCAAATTGCATTCACATGGCCACAACTGCAAACTTTCGGCTAACGGAAAGCAAGCTCTAGACTTAATTCAAAACGAAGTATTTGATGCCGTGGTTCTGGATAATATGTTGCCTGAAATGACGGGTATTGAAGTGCTACAACAGTTATCTGATGGCTCTCATCCCCCTATTTTGATTCTGTCAGCTAATGACCAAATATCTTATAGAATCAATGGGTTGAAAGCAGGAGCAGATGATTATCTAGGTAAACCTTTCGATTTTACTGAACTTTTATTACGCCTAGAACGTTTGTACGCACGTACCCACAAGAACAGCACAAGCTCAGCGTTAAAAATCGGCAGTGTATCCATTGATCTTGAAGAGCAAGAAGTCACCCGTGATGGAAAAAAGATATTACTCACCAGTAAAGAATTTAAATTATTGCAAGTACTGGCTGAACATAAAGGTAAAGCTGTTACCAGAAATATGTTGTTAGAACGTGTATGGGGATATCATTTTGATCCACAAACAAACATCTTGGATGTTCACTTATCAAAACTACGTAATAAATTAAATAGTAGTCATGATGAACAACCCATCATAAAAACCATTCGCTCAGTGGGTTATTCATTAGGATAA
- a CDS encoding A24 family peptidase, producing MDNQFILNSLIVPLSIVVFSDLFYRKIHNHLILLLLLIVIGNGALFFMGSGSYAQLNWQQASSQFGWSLIGALSVLVIGFALFSIGQMGAGDVKLMAVLCLLVGGENQVTFLLITALAGGFLAFMMPFVRVIEVLGAKRILQISALVPWLRIPIPESAYSKPTTAGLPYGLAISAGAVLSLTTPLTH from the coding sequence ATGGATAATCAATTTATACTCAATAGCTTAATTGTACCTCTTAGTATTGTCGTTTTTAGTGATTTGTTTTATCGCAAGATTCATAACCACTTAATTCTCTTGTTATTGCTGATCGTAATCGGTAATGGCGCGTTATTTTTTATGGGGTCGGGGAGTTACGCCCAATTGAACTGGCAGCAGGCTTCATCGCAGTTTGGCTGGTCGCTAATCGGAGCGTTATCTGTGTTAGTGATTGGTTTTGCGCTGTTTTCTATTGGTCAAATGGGTGCTGGCGATGTGAAATTAATGGCGGTGTTATGTTTGTTGGTTGGTGGCGAGAACCAAGTGACATTTTTGCTAATCACAGCGTTAGCGGGCGGTTTTTTAGCGTTTATGATGCCTTTCGTACGTGTTATTGAGGTGCTTGGTGCTAAACGTATTTTACAAATTTCGGCACTCGTACCTTGGTTAAGAATCCCCATTCCTGAATCAGCCTATAGTAAACCGACCACGGCGGGCTTGCCTTACGGGTTAGCCATTAGTGCTGGTGCAGTATTGTCCCTTACGACTCCACTTACTCATTAG
- a CDS encoding HAMP domain-containing sensor histidine kinase, whose amino-acid sequence MPVKLIIHSSSFRQAAYVAFFCLIISSASILLSDKLLKNVMHEHVEGIILDDIKSKQTMNLFNKSRELSQYLSQREVSNQYDELITYILNEYGTVIYSDSQILSAEELSSIATYQHKHIAMLTFHKPKKELFGMVMPIADGGYYYASYNMSPMLNSTRIIPLMTGAVLFTVLLSILLISLPFSIRNLLRVNRILSVMGDYSQGRHDVRIHDQGYNDEFGRLSSETNLLLSRTQLLMEQVRTANSHIAHELKTPLTRLKNRLINTSEMVEGKALDELDAAGMEIDRILYLFRAIMQLTEIENGQLSLQRKPIDAYHLLSEVYEYYEPLLEQKGIELKIKAEKKHIFHADFALIFQAVANLLDNAIKYAPNSSVIKLKIDKQLDVTLIKVIDQGPGIPTEKMPNVLKRFQRLHKEKSIEGFGLGLPFVQAVAERHQGHLSLINGQKGLVATISCRDLVSG is encoded by the coding sequence ATGCCGGTAAAATTAATTATACATAGTAGCAGCTTTCGCCAAGCTGCTTATGTGGCGTTCTTTTGTCTCATTATTTCATCCGCATCTATTTTATTAAGTGACAAATTATTAAAAAACGTCATGCATGAACACGTTGAAGGCATTATTCTCGACGATATAAAAAGTAAGCAGACGATGAATCTGTTTAATAAAAGTCGTGAATTAAGCCAATATCTGAGCCAACGTGAAGTCAGCAACCAATATGATGAGTTAATTACCTATATTCTTAACGAATACGGCACGGTAATTTACAGTGACTCACAAATATTATCCGCTGAAGAGCTCAGTTCGATCGCCACATATCAACATAAACACATCGCTATGCTGACTTTTCACAAGCCCAAAAAAGAGCTGTTTGGTATGGTTATGCCTATTGCGGACGGCGGATATTATTACGCGTCTTACAACATGTCTCCCATGCTTAATAGCACGCGCATCATACCGTTAATGACAGGAGCGGTGTTGTTTACCGTCCTACTTTCTATTTTGCTAATCAGTTTACCCTTTAGTATTCGTAATCTATTACGGGTGAACCGTATATTGAGTGTTATGGGTGATTATTCCCAGGGCCGTCATGATGTGAGAATTCATGATCAAGGCTATAACGATGAATTTGGCCGACTCAGTAGTGAAACCAATTTACTGTTAAGCCGAACGCAACTGTTAATGGAGCAGGTTCGCACCGCCAACAGCCATATTGCCCATGAGCTAAAAACACCCTTAACACGTCTGAAAAATCGTTTAATTAATACTTCAGAAATGGTTGAAGGAAAAGCGTTAGATGAGCTTGATGCTGCTGGAATGGAAATTGACCGAATTTTGTATCTTTTTCGCGCGATCATGCAGCTAACAGAAATTGAAAATGGCCAGTTATCTCTGCAACGTAAACCGATTGATGCATACCACCTTTTATCCGAAGTCTATGAGTATTATGAGCCATTACTAGAGCAAAAAGGCATTGAATTAAAAATCAAAGCAGAAAAGAAACATATTTTTCATGCTGATTTTGCACTTATTTTTCAGGCAGTCGCAAATTTATTAGATAACGCGATTAAATATGCGCCGAACAGTAGCGTCATTAAATTGAAAATAGATAAACAACTGGATGTCACTTTAATTAAAGTCATCGATCAAGGTCCTGGTATTCCAACTGAAAAGATGCCAAATGTATTAAAACGCTTTCAACGTTTACACAAAGAAAAAAGCATCGAAGGTTTTGGTTTAGGCTTGCCTTTTGTACAAGCTGTTGCTGAACGTCATCAGGGTCACCTCTCCTTGATAAATGGTCAAAAAGGACTGGTCGCCACCATCAGTTGCCGTGATTTGGTTTCAGGGTAA
- a CDS encoding type II and III secretion system protein family protein, with amino-acid sequence MKTFSHKRKFFASIALANLMFSAVWAQPAMAMNQNNDVKALTAQRFSQVEVKGTVQLMVNKGQLLTLPQSATKVLIANPSVASFQMPSSTSLFVFAKKAGTTTLYALNDQDQVILATQIKAGFNLPQLTKQINTEIEGARVKLFSSTENGIIVRGFVKTPQQAKRVVDAIAAFTGGSTDAKSSKGGQGSQGAQGGGGQSVRIVNQLKVELSAQINIRVRIVEVARSLSNELGFSWEALLDNGNTFLRNTSTSLFDASTGAFAGSDVSNALLGGVSHGGNFAGVLSALSSDGLASILAEPNLTAMSGETAGFAAGGEVPIIITTNNNITIDYKQYGVIMRMTPTLLSPNRISLHIAPEVSDLSDEGAVELDGNTIPAFKVRRADTTVELASGQSFALAGMLRSNVNETINGVPGLREIPLLGHLFESSSHDKDETELVIIATAYVVSPTQAGELQTPGKGIKPLDNITPKQATAGYLF; translated from the coding sequence ATGAAGACTTTTTCGCACAAAAGAAAGTTTTTTGCCTCTATCGCGTTAGCTAATTTAATGTTTAGCGCGGTGTGGGCTCAGCCAGCAATGGCGATGAACCAAAATAATGATGTTAAAGCGCTTACCGCTCAACGGTTTAGTCAGGTTGAAGTGAAAGGGACTGTTCAACTTATGGTGAACAAAGGTCAACTGCTGACGTTGCCCCAAAGTGCCACTAAGGTATTGATCGCTAACCCATCAGTTGCCAGCTTCCAAATGCCTTCTTCGACGAGTTTGTTTGTGTTTGCAAAAAAAGCAGGGACAACGACACTTTACGCGTTGAATGACCAAGATCAGGTGATTTTGGCCACACAGATTAAAGCGGGCTTTAACCTCCCACAATTGACTAAGCAAATTAATACCGAGATCGAAGGTGCAAGAGTCAAACTTTTTAGCTCGACAGAGAATGGCATCATTGTTCGTGGTTTCGTAAAAACCCCGCAACAGGCGAAACGAGTGGTGGATGCTATCGCAGCGTTTACTGGGGGGAGCACTGATGCTAAATCCAGTAAAGGTGGTCAGGGATCCCAAGGCGCGCAAGGGGGCGGTGGTCAAAGCGTTCGTATTGTGAATCAATTAAAAGTGGAGTTATCTGCTCAGATCAACATTCGTGTGAGAATCGTAGAAGTCGCGCGCAGTTTAAGTAATGAGCTTGGGTTTAGTTGGGAAGCGTTGTTAGACAATGGGAACACATTCTTGCGCAATACCAGCACATCACTGTTTGATGCTTCGACTGGCGCTTTCGCGGGAAGTGATGTGTCAAATGCACTGCTTGGCGGAGTGTCACACGGCGGCAATTTTGCTGGCGTATTATCTGCGCTCTCTTCCGATGGATTAGCCAGTATTTTGGCTGAGCCAAACTTAACCGCGATGTCCGGTGAAACCGCTGGATTTGCTGCCGGTGGTGAAGTGCCAATCATCATCACTACCAACAACAACATTACTATTGATTACAAACAATACGGGGTAATCATGCGCATGACCCCAACATTGTTGTCGCCAAACCGTATTAGCCTACATATCGCTCCAGAAGTCAGCGACTTGTCTGATGAAGGAGCGGTTGAACTTGATGGTAACACCATTCCTGCGTTTAAAGTGCGCCGTGCAGATACCACCGTTGAGCTAGCAAGTGGACAAAGTTTTGCTCTCGCAGGGATGTTACGTTCGAATGTGAATGAAACCATTAATGGTGTTCCCGGATTACGTGAAATTCCGTTACTTGGTCACCTGTTTGAATCCTCTTCCCATGACAAAGATGAAACTGAATTGGTCATTATTGCCACCGCTTATGTGGTTAGCCCAACTCAAGCTGGTGAATTACAGACCCCGGGGAAAGGCATCAAGCCTCTCGATAATATTACCCCTAAGCAAGCGACTGCGGGCTATCTGTTCTAA
- a CDS encoding histidine kinase: MSEDNYQYNSEELASVTLFTTTKDEAALYADHIGRLGYDSEQVFIGNLDKATEWVKANVIPAAMFVDIDQEQYPLESLARLGAVCGPTCKIVALGSAVNLDLYRNMLAQGIFDYLLKPVTLDRLSNTLNSMKKGQIEEQLIGRTIAVTGVKGGVGASTVAYGIAQLLANQQRVTTGMVDFDRTNGCLGLLAGLKEQSGLDGVLKSESIDVRFLNRSMTSLSDKLSLLSHTPDYQAAMQLLSEEQVLSLGGTLCQMFNQVVWDIPAGQPQGGIDVLACAHTRVLVADYTIAAARNNLRLIQEIGDESEGQRIVIVANARHESSQVIARNEFEKFIGRSVDIELPSAGKTIEQMLLKGPLNIENTGLFGDTLADLVDIICGRPTTKKGKRALLSKLTSAFERKAS; encoded by the coding sequence ATGAGTGAAGACAATTACCAATATAATTCAGAAGAGCTTGCATCCGTTACGCTGTTTACCACAACGAAAGATGAAGCGGCACTGTATGCCGATCACATCGGGCGCCTTGGCTATGATAGTGAGCAAGTATTTATCGGCAATTTAGATAAAGCGACTGAGTGGGTTAAGGCAAACGTGATTCCCGCAGCGATGTTTGTCGATATTGATCAAGAGCAGTACCCCTTGGAGAGTTTGGCTCGTTTAGGAGCGGTGTGTGGCCCAACTTGTAAAATTGTGGCGCTCGGCTCAGCGGTCAATCTGGATTTGTACCGCAATATGTTGGCACAAGGCATTTTTGATTATTTGTTAAAGCCAGTGACCTTAGATCGCTTATCCAATACCCTTAACAGTATGAAAAAAGGCCAGATTGAAGAGCAGTTAATCGGTCGCACTATTGCTGTTACAGGAGTTAAAGGTGGCGTAGGCGCGTCCACCGTTGCCTATGGTATTGCACAACTGTTAGCGAATCAGCAGCGCGTGACAACCGGTATGGTTGATTTTGACCGTACCAATGGCTGTCTTGGCTTGTTAGCCGGTTTAAAAGAACAAAGTGGTTTGGATGGAGTACTTAAATCCGAGAGTATTGATGTACGATTTTTAAATCGCTCTATGACTAGCCTTTCTGACAAGCTGTCTCTACTGAGCCATACGCCCGATTATCAAGCAGCGATGCAATTACTGAGTGAAGAGCAGGTTCTGAGTCTTGGAGGTACGCTGTGTCAGATGTTCAATCAAGTAGTATGGGATATCCCAGCGGGCCAACCTCAAGGTGGCATTGATGTATTAGCTTGTGCACACACTAGAGTTTTAGTGGCTGATTACACCATAGCGGCCGCGCGCAATAACCTGCGCTTGATTCAAGAAATTGGTGATGAAAGTGAAGGGCAACGCATTGTGATTGTTGCGAATGCTCGTCATGAAAGTAGCCAAGTTATCGCGCGCAATGAATTCGAAAAATTTATTGGACGCTCGGTCGATATTGAATTGCCATCGGCGGGAAAAACCATTGAACAAATGCTGCTTAAAGGTCCGTTAAATATTGAAAATACAGGGCTGTTTGGTGATACGTTGGCTGATTTAGTTGATATTATTTGTGGTCGCCCAACGACCAAGAAGGGCAAGCGTGCGTTGCTCTCTAAGTTGACCTCTGCGTTTGAGAGGAAAGCATCATGA
- a CDS encoding Flp family type IVb pilin → MKAQLKKFISDESGVTAIEYGILAAAMAAAIGVIFGSDGVFVTALKERFASIADQITDTATTDSK, encoded by the coding sequence ATGAAAGCTCAACTTAAAAAATTTATCTCTGACGAAAGTGGTGTCACCGCAATTGAATACGGCATTCTTGCTGCCGCGATGGCTGCTGCAATCGGTGTGATTTTTGGTTCAGATGGTGTGTTTGTGACGGCCTTGAAAGAGCGATTTGCTTCAATCGCTGACCAAATTACTGATACAGCAACAACTGATTCCAAATAA
- a CDS encoding CpaD family pilus assembly lipoprotein — protein sequence MRSTFLLALACVLLSGCEHTINHWREGNETTATGEHYPIKVTPSLSAVSLTVSPNQGLSATSLHDLNTLLGNQGRIERQTITVQPYTTQGQQFADKLKVVLQNIGAKQVRVLPKVYQAEKHHWDLRVQSQALVVSVPDCKIHNPDTWTTKPYESVGPLGCATRANLAKMVSDPADLIRAKSLDQADGEAALQAVKRYQEDDLKELIDIDFNED from the coding sequence ATGCGTTCAACATTTCTTTTAGCACTGGCTTGCGTTTTATTGTCTGGGTGTGAGCATACGATTAATCATTGGCGAGAGGGTAATGAGACGACTGCAACGGGTGAGCATTACCCAATAAAGGTGACTCCAAGTCTGTCTGCTGTGTCTTTAACGGTATCACCCAATCAAGGCTTAAGTGCGACTTCGCTGCACGATCTCAATACGTTATTGGGTAATCAAGGCCGTATTGAAAGGCAGACCATTACTGTTCAACCATACACAACACAGGGACAGCAGTTCGCTGACAAGTTAAAAGTGGTTTTACAAAATATTGGGGCGAAACAGGTTCGCGTATTGCCAAAAGTTTATCAGGCAGAAAAGCATCATTGGGATTTGCGTGTTCAATCTCAGGCGTTAGTTGTCAGTGTGCCCGATTGTAAGATTCACAACCCAGATACATGGACAACTAAACCTTATGAATCTGTTGGGCCTTTAGGCTGCGCAACCAGAGCTAATTTAGCCAAAATGGTGTCAGATCCTGCCGACCTTATCCGAGCAAAATCGCTTGATCAGGCTGATGGCGAGGCGGCGTTGCAAGCGGTGAAACGTTATCAAGAAGATGATCTTAAAGAGCTCATCGATATCGACTTTAACGAAGACTAG
- the cpaB gene encoding Flp pilus assembly protein CpaB, with amino-acid sequence MKISSVLFVSGALVIALGGAFVARGMMTKPRPEVTHPVVKQQPAPVYTPVLMATRDIEPGDFIDGSEIRWHQVDEKYPTELYIMKDSVDLASNYGATVRRSVKKGQLMTYAMVVKPGQPGFIASVLTKGKRAVAIPTNAVASSSGLVQAGDHVDVILGITPPKDASSSASSRISAPQIASQTLVTNVRVLALNNRERSEVEVRDGQSKKKEKQLYPETVTLEVSPKQAEILAVAKEVGTLQLALRAVNDFDSHSSQTSLVNVSDAVTTMSDATSIYTTLRTEGTEPQVIQYMGDKTSQVTVTR; translated from the coding sequence ATGAAAATTTCATCAGTGTTATTTGTCTCTGGTGCACTTGTTATCGCACTTGGCGGTGCTTTTGTTGCGCGAGGTATGATGACCAAGCCGCGCCCAGAGGTTACGCATCCTGTCGTTAAGCAGCAGCCGGCTCCAGTGTATACGCCCGTGTTAATGGCGACTCGTGATATCGAACCAGGCGATTTTATCGATGGTAGTGAAATTCGTTGGCATCAAGTTGACGAAAAATACCCAACAGAACTTTACATCATGAAGGACTCGGTAGATTTGGCGAGTAATTATGGTGCGACCGTTCGCCGCAGCGTCAAGAAAGGGCAATTGATGACTTATGCCATGGTCGTCAAGCCAGGCCAACCTGGTTTTATTGCTTCAGTGCTGACGAAAGGGAAACGCGCGGTGGCTATTCCTACTAATGCTGTTGCCAGTAGTTCTGGCCTTGTACAAGCGGGTGATCATGTGGATGTGATTCTGGGCATTACGCCCCCTAAGGATGCATCGTCTTCAGCAAGCTCTCGTATTAGTGCTCCGCAAATTGCGTCGCAGACTTTAGTGACCAATGTGCGAGTGTTAGCGCTTAATAATAGGGAACGCAGTGAAGTTGAAGTACGCGACGGCCAATCGAAGAAAAAAGAGAAGCAGCTCTACCCTGAAACGGTAACGCTAGAAGTTAGCCCTAAACAGGCAGAAATCTTAGCAGTGGCGAAAGAAGTCGGTACATTACAACTCGCTTTAAGGGCTGTGAACGATTTTGATAGTCACTCCTCTCAAACATCGTTAGTGAATGTAAGTGACGCTGTCACTACCATGTCGGACGCTACCAGTATCTACACTACGTTGCGTACCGAGGGAACTGAGCCGCAAGTCATCCAATATATGGGCGATAAAACATCCCAAGTAACGGTTACCCGTTAA
- a CDS encoding HlyD family efflux transporter periplasmic adaptor subunit — protein MMPQPSLQTLPVLRQELRLHPAPAASNGAPQWTLEDPIRNQFFQLGWLEAEMIAHWVESPTALLDKIRAGTTLKPNTEQLTQFVRFLQMNQLVQAPAEQIHKQYQQSKQAVTWYRWLFQRHLSFRIPLCRPDRWLTSSLAFVLPLMTRTFMAISCLAGGLGLWLASHQWQQFTNGFSYLFSTSGIVISVMTVVCVKVLHELGHAFCCKKYGGRVATMGINFIVCWPVLYTDVTTAWRIPHKKQRILISSAGLLTEAMIAAWALLLWNFCSPGLAQSVLLTLATTSFLLSLSVNLSPLMRFDGYFIFSDWLDMPNLQQRANKIAQWKIRQWLWGWQDNPPEPLSAKRQKIVLCYAFAMWIYRITMYFGIALAVYHLAFKALGILLCIIDIALFLLMPCYREIQIWVKNKSKMKLNIQTKLTLCFTGLLLAMLLIPWQQTVKAPAVWLAKQQTLFVARNAQLLNQRVQEGQRVNKGEILFELSSPELDQTIEQLTYRKQSLIKQIRSYPFDTKASSELGIVRDELHAVSQRLEQQMLLKQQLTVRAPFSGKLVDITPHLANNDWLMTGQPLATLISTGHSRVEAYIDEQQLARVKVGAKGKFIAENLNQAPLSVELNTLAQGRIADLQAHPELSSPYQGSIAATINRQTQVPEPKQALYLATLESAQQQAPQFQMRGQVIIDGEGESVIARVWQALVKVVIRESVM, from the coding sequence GGTTAGAAGCTGAAATGATTGCGCATTGGGTCGAATCTCCCACTGCATTACTAGATAAGATTCGCGCAGGGACAACCTTGAAGCCAAACACTGAGCAGCTCACTCAGTTCGTGCGCTTTTTACAGATGAACCAGTTGGTGCAAGCACCCGCAGAACAGATTCACAAGCAATATCAACAGAGTAAACAGGCTGTGACTTGGTATCGTTGGTTGTTTCAACGCCATTTATCCTTTCGTATCCCATTGTGCCGTCCGGATCGTTGGTTAACATCAAGCTTAGCCTTTGTTTTGCCCTTAATGACGCGCACGTTTATGGCGATTAGCTGTTTGGCTGGTGGTTTAGGATTGTGGTTAGCCTCCCATCAGTGGCAGCAATTCACCAACGGATTTTCTTATCTATTTTCAACATCGGGCATCGTGATTTCAGTCATGACTGTGGTCTGCGTTAAAGTGCTCCACGAATTAGGGCACGCCTTTTGTTGTAAGAAATATGGTGGTCGGGTTGCGACCATGGGCATTAATTTTATTGTCTGCTGGCCTGTGTTATATACCGATGTGACAACAGCTTGGCGCATACCACACAAAAAGCAGCGCATTCTCATCAGTTCAGCCGGACTGCTAACTGAAGCTATGATTGCCGCTTGGGCATTACTGCTATGGAATTTTTGTTCACCGGGATTAGCACAAAGTGTGTTGCTTACATTAGCGACAACGTCTTTTTTGCTTTCATTGTCTGTCAATTTGAGTCCGTTAATGCGATTTGATGGCTATTTCATCTTTTCCGATTGGTTAGACATGCCCAATTTGCAGCAACGTGCTAATAAAATAGCCCAGTGGAAGATTCGTCAATGGTTATGGGGCTGGCAAGATAATCCTCCAGAACCGTTGTCGGCTAAGCGGCAAAAAATCGTGTTGTGCTACGCATTTGCTATGTGGATTTATCGCATCACAATGTATTTTGGCATTGCCTTAGCCGTTTATCATTTAGCGTTTAAAGCGCTAGGTATCTTATTGTGTATCATTGATATTGCACTCTTTTTATTAATGCCTTGTTATCGTGAAATTCAAATCTGGGTAAAAAATAAATCAAAGATGAAGTTAAACATACAAACCAAACTGACGCTGTGCTTTACTGGGCTGCTCTTGGCGATGTTATTGATTCCTTGGCAGCAAACGGTCAAGGCGCCAGCGGTATGGCTCGCTAAGCAGCAAACACTGTTTGTCGCACGTAATGCACAATTATTAAATCAACGCGTTCAGGAAGGCCAAAGGGTGAACAAAGGGGAGATACTGTTTGAATTGTCTTCCCCTGAATTAGATCAAACCATTGAACAACTGACTTATCGTAAACAATCTTTAATCAAACAGATTCGGTCGTACCCATTTGATACCAAAGCATCGTCTGAATTGGGAATCGTGAGAGATGAGTTACATGCGGTAAGCCAGCGATTAGAACAGCAGATGTTATTAAAACAGCAATTGACTGTTCGAGCCCCATTTTCTGGAAAGCTTGTCGATATTACCCCGCACTTAGCTAATAACGATTGGTTAATGACAGGGCAACCATTAGCGACGCTCATCAGCACCGGACACAGTCGCGTTGAAGCGTATATTGATGAGCAACAGTTAGCGAGAGTTAAGGTTGGAGCTAAGGGAAAGTTCATTGCGGAAAACTTGAATCAAGCGCCACTGAGCGTGGAATTGAACACATTAGCTCAAGGGAGAATTGCGGATTTGCAGGCTCATCCAGAGCTCAGCTCGCCCTATCAAGGGAGTATCGCCGCCACCATCAATCGGCAAACACAGGTACCAGAACCCAAACAAGCACTTTATCTTGCAACGTTAGAGAGCGCTCAACAACAAGCGCCTCAATTTCAAATGAGAGGTCAAGTGATCATCGATGGTGAAGGTGAAAGTGTGATTGCAAGAGTATGGCAAGCGTTAGTCAAAGTCGTCATTAGAGAATCGGTGATGTAG